TAAACAGAAAGTTATCAGCAATGAACAAACTGCTGATGGAGGAAAATGATCGATTGCAGAAACAAGTCTCTCAGCTTGTTTGTGAAAATGGTTATATGCGCCAACAATTGCATACTGTAAGTATAATTATCAGAGATTTTAGGGAATGAATTTTCCTTTTATAGTCCGGGATTGGAATTATATTTTGTCTTTTAGCAGTTATTTATTAGAAAGTTTTAATATGTTTTGGCCAAGTTTTAATATTGCATCTGCAAGATTTGCATTTATTCCAATTTAATGGAGTTTAGGATGGCCAGCTGAATTGCAGTAGAATTTAGTGATTGCTAGAACTTAACCCTCTAATAAGTGATTTTCTTGTAGGCACCAGCTGCAACTACTGATGCAAGCTGTGACTCTCTGGTGACAACTCCTCAGCATTCTCTTAGAGATGCTAATAACCCTGCTGGGTAATTTTTTACTGCCAATTGAGTTTCACCTTTCCTAATTCCCTTTGTAAATATTTACTGGCATGTTGATTTTCTTGTATTACATGATCTAATCTTTATTATGCTATTTGGCAGACTCCTATCCATAGCGGAGGAGACCTTGGCAGAGTTCCTATCCAAGGCTACAGGAACTGCTGTCGATTGGGTCCAGATGCCTGGGATGAAGGttgcttcttgtttttgttatttGTGGGAAATGCTCGTTTGTGTATCTTCTCCCTTGTTAAATTTTTGTGCAATCATATGGTATAAATTGTTGTTCATCTTATGCATGCTGAATCATCTTATTCAATTGTTTGCCAGCCTGGTCCGGATTCGGTTGGGATCTTTGCCATTTCACAAAGTTGCAGTGGAGTGGCAGCAAGAGCCTGCGGCCTCGTAAGTTTAGAGCCTACGAAGGTAAGAATGTACATCATTTGATAGTGCTAAATTTTTTTTGCTACATATTTGTATGCGCCTTAGTTTCATGTGACAAGGTACATGAAGCATTTGAATTTGAAGTTAATTATTTATGTACAACAGATTGCAGAGATCCTTAAAGATCGTCCATCTTGGTTCCGGGACTGTCGGAGCCTTGAAGTTTTTACCATGTTTCCTGCTGGAAATGGAGGAACCATAGAACTTATATATACACAGGTGAACAAAAACTGTTGGAAACTTGGAATTTTTTTCCCTGATTATGTTTtactttctgtttttgtttaaaGGAATAACTAACATTTAATTGTTCCAGACATACGCTCCAACTACTTTGGCTCCTGCAAGGGATTTTTGGACCCTGAGATACACTACAACTCTAGACAATGGCAGTTTTGTGGTAAGCATTCTGGTGTATATTATGTTGTCATACTTCGTGCATACCAGTTTATGACAAATACAACTTTGacttccttctctttttttgtACTCCTGTAAGTGGATACCTAATGTGCtctaaaaatattttgttaTCTATGTTATAAGGTGTGTGAAAGATCTCTTTCCGGTTCTGGCGCTGGCCCAAATCCAGCTTCTGCTTCACAGTTTGTTAGAGGCGCGATGCTTCCTAGTGGTTATCTGATTCGACCATGTGAGGGTGGAGGATCAATCATTCATATTGTTGACCACCTGAATCTTGAGGTATGAATTTCGGATTCTTACTCTCGTAAGTCTCTTAGTTAGAAAAACTCAATTGTTTCGCATCTTATTTCAGGCATGGAGTGTGCCAGAGGTGCTGCGACCGCTTTATGAATCGTCCAAAGTGGTAGCACAAAGAATGACTATTGCGGTGAGTAGTTAATGATTGAGTCATTGACTTGATACTTTCTTCTGTACAGTCAATGTAAAAGTGCTTGATATTCTGATTTCTGTATAAAAAGTGAATTTTCTGAGCTCTCATTATGTGATCAATTTCCTTTATGTCTTTAGACATTAAGTTTTAAGCCCTTTGATATGAACCAAAGGCACCCTGGAAAGTAGAATTTCTCAAGGTAAATTCCATTTATTCTCAAGAATACTGCGGTGTGCTAGTGTTAATAGCACGTTGACTGTAGAATGGAAAGATAAACTAATAAACCCTCCCCTCCCCATCCAACAAAATGCATTAGATATTTTGAGAATAGAAGTAATAACTAAACTTCTTTTATGAAGGCGTTACGGTATATCAGGCAAATAGCTCAGGAAACGAGTGGTGAAGTGGTATATAGTTTGGGCAGGCAGCCAGCTGTTCTGCGAACCTTTAGCCAAAGATTGATCAGGTGGGGTATTATACTTCACTTATTAATCATTTGCTCATTTGATACATCTGTTTGTATAATTGCTTTGTCACCTTTTTCAGTGTTAATATTAACCACCATCTTTCTATATCagtttgtaaataaaatttattgATATGTCTTCTTGTAGAGGCTTCAATGATGCTGTCAATGGATTCAATGACGATGGATGGTCATTGGTCAACTGTGATGGTGCTGAAGATGTTATAATTACAGTTAATTCAACCAAGAATTTAACTTCTACTTCGAACCATGCCAATTCCCTTGCATTACTTGGAGGTGTTCTTTGTGCAAAGGCTTCCATGTTACTACAAGTAAGTCTGGAATCTGACGACCATCAACTCTAAAAATGATAGTTTCTGTGTTATGATCTAAGATGCCTTTGTTACCTACTCTTCTTGGATCATGAATGAGCATATTTGCTATGTTATCTAATCTTCTTGCATGATGAATGAGGATACATGTCTTttgaactcaatttatgtttCTTGATACCTAAGATGTTTATGTTTGTCCCGAGTCCCGGACCTATTTTGTAGAGTTTGAGTAGCCTTTTCTGTGTTGGGAAAATAGTAGAATGTCCATGATTCTTCTTTATTGCTTTGTTGTTCTGAGATTAGGCATTGAGCTTTATCCAGAGGGCTGCATTTACAATGATTTTGTGCCGTCTGCATCTCTTAATATTGCTGTCTAATTGGATTAGTGGAAATCAGTGTTAGTTTTGAATGGCTAAGAGCTTATATGCTTTCTCCATCATGTTGTCTAAACCGTAAATTTTAGCTAATGAGAACTTggcatgcatatctttttcaactccaGAATGTTCCCCCAGCTGTTCTCATTCGTTTCTTGAGGGAGCACCGTTCAGAGTGGGCAGATTTCAATGTTGATGCCTACTCTGCCGCATCTTTGAAAGCTGGTTCGTATGCTTATCCTGGGATGAGGCCAACAAGGTTTACTGGGGGACAAATTATCATGCCGCTTGGTCACACAATTGAACAAGAGGAGGTATGCTAATTCAATTagttcatatttttattttacttttgcgAGTAACATCTGAACCTTTGTTGTGAAACATTACATCAACAGGATGATAATTGCAACCACTTTCTGTCATGTTAGAGTGCAAGTATATTCTACAAAGTGCTTCTcatcccccttttcttttcttttttctaactTCTAATTTTGATTCCAGTTGCTTGAAGTTGTTCGACTTGAAGGTCATTCTCTCACTCAAGAGGATGCTTTTGCATCAAGGGACATTCATCTCTTGCAGGTGATTTTTCCTGCTGCTTGTTCAGCTACTGCCGCCCTTGCTACTATCTGTTGGGGTACTATTGTGTACTGATCATACGAAAAAAATGTCTTGTTTCTATTGGCAGATATGTAGTGGAGTTGATGAGAATGCTGCCGGAGCCTGTTCTGAGCTTGTTTTTGCCCCAATTGATGAGATGTTTCCAGATGATGCTCCCTTGCTTCCCTCTGGTTTCCGTATTATCCCATTGGATTCAAAAACAGTTGAGTTTTTTTTGTGCTTCACGTGGGTTTTACCTGTTAATTCAACCAAATGGACATATGCATCAATATTGTCATATAGCCTTCGGGCCATGCTGGACTGCATCTTAATGTGTTTTTTGGGCTCCCCCAACATGCTAATGTCTTGCAATTATGAATACAGAGTGATTCAAGGGCTACTTTGAATACGCATCGAACATTAGATCTGGCATCCAGTCTTGAAGTGGGCTCAACAACGAGCAATGCAGCTGGAGATCTAACTACATTTCACAATACTCGATCAGTATTGACGATTGCCTTCCAGTTTCCGCTTGATAATAGTCTACAAGAGAATGTGGCAAACATGGCACGGCAGTATGTTCGTAGCGTAATTTCATCCGTGCAGAGAGTTGCAATGGCTATATCTCCATCTGGATTGAGTCCGTCTGTGGGACCAAAACTATCTCCCAGCTCTCCAGAAGCTGATACACTGGCTCACTGGATCTGCCAGAGTTACAGGCAAGTTCTTTGTTGAATACTCTAGATTGCATGCATGATTCATCTGTTGGGAAAAACGTACCATATTTGCGCATAATTTCTATTTCTCAATCCTTTTCTTTCTCACCTACAGTTATCATGTTGGGGGAGAACTGCTGAGACCTGATTCCTTTGGTGGTGACTCGATGTTGAAACATTTATGGCATCACCAAGATGCTATTTTGTGTTGTTCATTAAGGGTACATTGCAACATCACTGACACATGCTAAATCTTTATATCGATTCCGAGTAGGTGTCATTCTGATTAATAATTTGTGGAGATCGTAATCTGCGCAATTTGTTCGTTTTGCAGTCAATGCCGGTTTTCACGTTTGCAAACCAGGCAGGACTTGACATGCTGGAAACAACATTAGTCGCCCTTCAGGACATCTCATTGGATAAGATTTTTGATGAGGCCGGACGCAAGACGTTGTGCGCTGACTTTTCTAAACTAATGAACCAGGTACATGAGATGTTAGAACTTTCTTCCCTCCCTCGTTTACGTGTAAAGCCATATGCTGTCTCTCATTGTAGCCTAATTCATCTTTTATCCTTTCTTCCTCGTCAGGGTTTTGCGTACTTGCCAGccggcatttgcatgtcgacgatgGCTCGCCATGTGTCGTACGAACAAGCGATTGCATGGAAAGTACTTGCTGCAGAAGAAAACTGTGTCCATTGCCTGGCCTTCTCCTTCATAAACTGGTCTTTTGTGTGAGCATTTTAATTGGTTCCATCCCTCACCTTTCTTCCACCAGACATGCAAAAGAAGCtttgagagaaaaagaaaagcagaaatgtggaaaaaggaaaagaagttttGTAATATCTCTACCCCTGGCGGAGGGTTTGCATCAGATTAATTTAAGTTGATTTTGATTTGCAACTGTGCTGCAATTGGCAATGTTGGCATTTAAGTGATCAAGGCTTAAAAGGCACAAGCATTTGTATATACTTGACTTACATTGGCTTCTGAATTCTGATAGGGCATTTCTCTTTGCAGACAAATTAGAAATTTGACTGGTAAAAACTTTTCGTTTTGTAGTTtgtgttttaatatttttctaaattttgaagtttaaattttttatttgatttttcagTTAAGGTGCCATTTAGTGTTTTTAATTTCCAAAGTAACCATAAAGGAGGGCTTGGTTTTGGCCTTTTTTCCcacaaacttccaagcaagcggCCCAAGGTCGTATTTACAGCTTCAATTTGCCCATCTCATTGAGGGTGATAGACACAACTATAATTTCACGAGTGTCCAAAAAATGGCCAAATCAATTTTGAGGATTATATCATCGACTCCTAACTTGTTATATTTACTCTCGACTACACATTTAGTTGTATGATCACGATAAGTTTATGTGCTTAGAATAATTTTCTGTAACATTTGTATGTCTTGCTTGAGGTGGTCAAAATAAATGTGCAATATGTAGAAAGAgttgcctatatatatatatatatatatatatatatcaaagagGATACGTAagctaggggtgggcaaatGGGTCTAGGACTCATGGGATGGGCCGTCCACCACTTCTCTTAAGTTTTTTAAAAATCTCTGTCCTTCAAACTTTCTCACATGCCACATAATCTTTGCACTCACCGCCCTCAAATTTCTCTTGGACCCGACACCCCAAAGGTAAATTTTAgtctcatccttctttgatttCGTTTTCAACGTTTAGATTAAGGAAAAATTGAAGGACAGTGTCTCATGCAAGTTGTTATCTGTGTAGAGATCTTGCAATCGAAGGGTATAAACCCAGATCGCTTTATTGATTCTGAAAAGGAATTGGAGACAGAGGGTAACTCGACCAACGACAGAAGAAACTATGCGGCAGTACccattgattttgattttgagtCTAAAATTGGAAAGGTATAAACCCAGATTCCTTTGTTGATTTTGAATTATTGATGCCATGATGTTGAATCAACGATGCCATTATTTATGTGTATGAATAATTTTGGTCTCTAGAAATTTGCTGTCATGTGGAAGCCTACGATAAAGATTATGTGTATTGAAAACAAAGGCAGAGGTAGGTTGAGTTTTGGAAGTTAGAACTTGCGTGAGAATCATGGTCAGCACCATCACTCTTTAGCTGTTGTCTTACCATTTTGGCCCACAACTTGCATTTGTTTGCAGTCTCGCCGTTTAATTCTTATCAAACTTGTACTAAACCATTCGGTTCATCGAAGAAGAAAACTGGTCCATAACTATATAATATCGATGAAGGCAATTGAACCAAGCGCAATGATGATTAGAATTGAATGAattgttaattaaataattggGAACTTGATGTGGAGGATAACAAGGATTAAAG
This window of the Malus domestica chromosome 03, GDT2T_hap1 genome carries:
- the LOC103407776 gene encoding homeobox-leucine zipper protein REVOLUTA-like encodes the protein MAMVVAHHRESSSGSSINKHLDAGKYVRYTSEQVEALERVYAECPKPSSLRRQQLIRECPILSNIEPRQIKVWFQNRRCREKQRKESSRLQIVNRKLSAMNKLLMEENDRLQKQVSQLVCENGYMRQQLHTAPAATTDASCDSLVTTPQHSLRDANNPAGLLSIAEETLAEFLSKATGTAVDWVQMPGMKPGPDSVGIFAISQSCSGVAARACGLVSLEPTKIAEILKDRPSWFRDCRSLEVFTMFPAGNGGTIELIYTQTYAPTTLAPARDFWTLRYTTTLDNGSFVVCERSLSGSGAGPNPASASQFVRGAMLPSGYLIRPCEGGGSIIHIVDHLNLEAWSVPEVLRPLYESSKVVAQRMTIAALRYIRQIAQETSGEVVYSLGRQPAVLRTFSQRLIRGFNDAVNGFNDDGWSLVNCDGAEDVIITVNSTKNLTSTSNHANSLALLGGVLCAKASMLLQNVPPAVLIRFLREHRSEWADFNVDAYSAASLKAGSYAYPGMRPTRFTGGQIIMPLGHTIEQEELLEVVRLEGHSLTQEDAFASRDIHLLQICSGVDENAAGACSELVFAPIDEMFPDDAPLLPSGFRIIPLDSKTSDSRATLNTHRTLDLASSLEVGSTTSNAAGDLTTFHNTRSVLTIAFQFPLDNSLQENVANMARQYVRSVISSVQRVAMAISPSGLSPSVGPKLSPSSPEADTLAHWICQSYSYHVGGELLRPDSFGGDSMLKHLWHHQDAILCCSLRSMPVFTFANQAGLDMLETTLVALQDISLDKIFDEAGRKTLCADFSKLMNQGFAYLPAGICMSTMARHVSYEQAIAWKVLAAEENCVHCLAFSFINWSFV